In the Klebsiella aerogenes KCTC 2190 genome, one interval contains:
- the aat gene encoding leucyl/phenylalanyl-tRNA--protein transferase, whose protein sequence is MRLVQLSRDSIAFPSPEGALREPNGLLALGGDLSPARLLMAYQRGIFPWFSPGDPILWWSPDPRAVLWPEQFHYSRSMKRFHQRSPYRVTLNHAFGQVIEGCASHRDEGTWITHGIVQAYHQLHELGHAHSIEVWDEDRLVGGMYGVAQGALFCGESMFSRAENASKTALMIFCQAFAQDGGRLIDCQVLNAHTASLGAIEIPRRDYLDYLSVLRTYRLPERFWVPRVLFTGNG, encoded by the coding sequence ATGCGTCTGGTTCAGCTCTCTCGTGACTCTATCGCCTTCCCTTCTCCGGAAGGCGCTCTGCGTGAACCAAATGGCCTGCTGGCGCTGGGTGGCGATCTCAGCCCAGCCCGTTTGTTGATGGCCTATCAGCGCGGTATCTTTCCATGGTTTTCTCCCGGCGACCCTATTTTATGGTGGTCGCCCGATCCGCGCGCCGTACTGTGGCCGGAGCAATTCCACTATAGCCGGAGCATGAAACGTTTCCATCAACGTTCGCCCTATCGGGTGACGCTCAATCACGCCTTCGGCCAGGTTATCGAGGGCTGCGCCAGCCATCGCGATGAAGGCACCTGGATCACCCATGGTATCGTTCAGGCCTATCACCAGTTACATGAACTCGGTCATGCTCACTCCATCGAAGTATGGGATGAGGATAGGCTGGTCGGCGGCATGTATGGCGTGGCGCAGGGAGCGCTGTTTTGCGGCGAGTCGATGTTCAGCCGGGCGGAAAATGCCTCCAAAACCGCGCTAATGATCTTCTGTCAGGCTTTTGCCCAGGACGGTGGCAGATTAATTGACTGTCAGGTTCTTAACGCGCATACCGCCTCTTTAGGAGCGATTGAAATCCCGCGTCGCGATTATCTCGATTACCTTTCCGTATTACGCACCTATCGCTTACCGGAGCGATTTTGGGTACCAAGGGTGCTATTTACCGGTAATGGATAA
- the cydC gene encoding heme ABC transporter ATP-binding protein/permease CydC, with amino-acid sequence MRALLPYLALYKRHKWLLTLGVVLAIVTLLASIGLLTLSGWFLSASAVVGVAGIYSFNYMLPAAGVRGAAIIRTAGRYFERLVSHDATFRVLQHLRVATFSKLLPLSPAGLARFRQGELLNRIVADVDTLDHLYLRVISPLVGALVVILVVTIGLSVLDVTLALTLGGIMLATLLLLPPLFYRAGKPTGEQITQLRGQYRQQLTSWLQGQAELMLFNASDRYRKQMEKTEQRWQEAQRRQAELTALSQALMLLIGGIAVIAMLWMASEGVGGNSQPGALIALFVFCALAAFEALAPVTGAFQHLGQVIASARRITQITEQQPEVTFSQQAPQSFSQVALTLNEVTFSYPQQSAPALKDISLQVAAGEHIAILGRTGCGKSTLLQLLTRAWDPANGQIQLNGQPLSELSETTLRQAMSVVPQRVHLFSATLRDNLLLAAPQASDARLADILERVGLEKLLEDSGLNSWLGEGGRQLSGGELRRLAIARALLHDAPLMLLDEPTEGLDATTESQILDLLSEVMRDKTVLMVTHRLRGLARFNQIIVMDNGQIIEQGSHAELLAKQGRYYQFKQRL; translated from the coding sequence ATGCGCGCACTGTTACCCTATCTGGCGCTATACAAACGCCACAAATGGCTGCTGACCCTCGGCGTGGTGCTGGCTATCGTCACCCTGCTGGCAAGTATCGGGCTATTAACGCTTTCCGGCTGGTTCCTGTCGGCCTCTGCGGTGGTCGGGGTCGCCGGGATTTACAGTTTTAACTACATGCTGCCTGCCGCAGGCGTTCGCGGCGCGGCAATTATTCGTACCGCCGGCCGCTACTTTGAGCGTCTGGTGAGCCACGATGCCACTTTCCGGGTATTGCAGCACCTGCGCGTCGCCACGTTTAGCAAACTACTGCCGCTCTCCCCTGCCGGGCTGGCGCGTTTTCGTCAGGGTGAGTTGCTCAACCGCATCGTGGCAGATGTCGATACGCTGGATCACCTCTATTTGCGCGTGATCTCGCCGCTGGTTGGCGCACTGGTGGTCATCCTGGTGGTGACCATCGGCTTAAGCGTACTCGATGTCACCCTGGCGCTAACGCTTGGCGGAATTATGCTGGCGACGCTACTCCTGCTGCCACCGCTGTTTTACCGTGCCGGTAAGCCGACCGGGGAGCAGATCACCCAACTCCGCGGGCAGTATCGCCAGCAACTCACCTCCTGGCTACAGGGGCAAGCCGAGTTAATGCTGTTTAATGCCAGCGATCGCTACCGTAAACAGATGGAAAAAACGGAACAGCGCTGGCAGGAGGCGCAGCGCCGCCAGGCTGAGCTCACCGCCCTGTCGCAGGCGCTGATGCTGCTGATTGGCGGCATCGCAGTGATCGCCATGCTGTGGATGGCCTCCGAAGGCGTTGGCGGTAATAGCCAGCCGGGGGCGCTGATCGCCCTCTTCGTGTTCTGCGCCTTAGCGGCATTTGAAGCGCTGGCGCCGGTCACCGGCGCCTTCCAGCATCTCGGCCAGGTCATCGCGTCCGCGCGTCGCATTACGCAGATTACCGAGCAGCAGCCCGAGGTGACGTTCAGCCAGCAGGCGCCGCAAAGCTTCTCCCAGGTAGCGCTTACCCTGAATGAGGTAACCTTCAGCTACCCGCAGCAGTCGGCCCCGGCGCTAAAAGATATTTCTCTGCAGGTCGCGGCAGGCGAGCATATCGCCATTCTTGGCCGTACCGGCTGCGGTAAATCGACTCTGCTGCAGCTATTGACCCGCGCCTGGGATCCGGCCAACGGTCAGATTCAGCTAAATGGCCAGCCACTTAGCGAGCTGTCTGAAACGACCCTGCGCCAGGCGATGAGCGTCGTGCCGCAGCGGGTGCATCTCTTCAGCGCGACGCTGCGCGATAATCTGCTGCTCGCCGCGCCGCAGGCCAGCGACGCCAGGCTTGCCGATATCCTGGAGCGCGTCGGCCTGGAGAAATTGCTGGAAGATAGCGGCCTGAATAGCTGGCTCGGCGAAGGCGGACGTCAGCTTTCCGGCGGCGAATTACGTCGACTGGCTATCGCCCGCGCGCTATTGCACGATGCGCCGTTAATGCTACTTGATGAACCCACCGAAGGCCTGGATGCAACAACGGAAAGCCAGATCCTTGATTTACTTAGTGAAGTGATGCGCGATAAAACCGTGTTGATGGTCACTCACCGTCTGCGCGGGCTGGCGCGTTTTAATCAGATAATAGTCATGGACAACGGCCAAATTATTGAGCAAGGTAGTCACGCAGAGCTGCTGGCGAAACAGGGCCGTTATTACCAGTTTAAGCAACGTCTGTAA
- the infA gene encoding translation initiation factor IF-1: protein MAKEDNIEMQGTVLETLPNTMFRVELENGHVVTAHISGKMRKNYIRILTGDKVTVELTPYDLSKGRIVFRSR, encoded by the coding sequence ATGGCCAAAGAAGACAATATTGAAATGCAGGGCACCGTACTTGAAACGTTGCCTAACACTATGTTCCGCGTAGAACTGGAAAACGGTCACGTGGTAACTGCGCATATTTCCGGTAAAATGCGTAAAAACTACATCCGCATTCTGACGGGCGACAAAGTGACTGTTGAGCTGACCCCGTACGACCTGAGCAAAGGCCGCATTGTCTTCCGTAGTCGCTAA